The following proteins are co-located in the Parafannyhessea umbonata genome:
- a CDS encoding aldose epimerase family protein: protein MSLESYAFGSMPDGREVRLHTLRNSRGMKVSVTDLGACLVSVRVPDGRGGRPDVCLGFDGATGYLGNTFCMGAIVGRNANRIAGARFDLMGTTHHLAANMGPDNIHSGPHFYFERLWTLARAREDSITLNLRSRRGDQGFPGAVDVNVTYTLTDENELRIDYDAMPDDATVINLTCHAMWNLNGHAAGSVLGHTLQLEADAYTPVDERMLPTGEIAPVDGTPYDLRTPKTLAAGAAKLGGYDINYVLHNDEHLERACTLTGDRTGISMDVYTDSPGLQLYTAPTLDQDGKDGVHYGPSAGVALETQFYPDFVHHKNFPQGVYAAGHAFRFTTAFAFHAGA, encoded by the coding sequence ATGAGCCTGGAGTCATATGCGTTTGGAAGCATGCCGGATGGGCGAGAAGTGCGCCTGCACACGCTGAGGAACTCCCGTGGGATGAAGGTCTCCGTGACCGACCTCGGGGCGTGCCTGGTGAGCGTTCGCGTGCCGGACGGCCGCGGCGGCAGGCCGGACGTCTGCCTTGGCTTTGACGGCGCGACCGGCTACCTGGGCAACACGTTCTGCATGGGCGCCATCGTGGGCAGGAACGCCAACCGCATCGCGGGTGCGCGCTTCGACCTCATGGGCACGACGCACCACCTGGCCGCGAACATGGGGCCGGACAACATCCACTCCGGACCGCACTTCTACTTCGAGCGGCTGTGGACGCTCGCGAGGGCGCGCGAGGACTCCATCACGCTCAACCTGCGCAGCCGCCGCGGCGACCAGGGGTTCCCCGGCGCCGTGGACGTGAACGTGACGTACACGCTCACGGACGAGAACGAGCTGCGGATAGACTATGACGCCATGCCGGACGACGCCACCGTCATCAACCTGACGTGCCACGCCATGTGGAACCTGAACGGGCACGCGGCCGGAAGCGTGCTTGGCCACACGCTGCAGCTGGAGGCGGACGCGTACACGCCCGTGGACGAGCGCATGCTTCCCACCGGCGAGATCGCGCCCGTGGACGGCACGCCGTACGACCTGCGCACGCCAAAGACCCTGGCGGCCGGCGCCGCAAAGCTGGGCGGGTATGACATAAACTACGTGCTTCATAACGACGAACACCTGGAGCGCGCATGCACGCTCACGGGCGACCGCACGGGAATCTCGATGGACGTGTACACGGACTCGCCGGGGCTTCAGCTCTACACCGCGCCGACGCTGGACCAGGACGGAAAGGACGGCGTCCACTACGGGCCGTCCGCGGGCGTCGCGCTCGAGACGCAGTTCTACCCCGACTTCGTCCACCACAAGAACTTCCCGCAGGGCGTGTACGCCGCCGGCCACGCGTTTCGCTTCACCACGGCGTTCGCCTTCCACGCGGGGGCGTAG
- a CDS encoding PFL family protein, translating into MAITPEEVAETLSMVSQQNLDLRTITMGVSLFGCADEDMGRMCTKVYDRITKTAERLVPTAEQLEREYGIPIANKRVSVTPIAQIAAACDDEDLTPIAQAMNRAAETLGIDFMGGFSALVQKGMGSADRRLIASIPSAVASTERICSSLNIASTRAGINMDAALLSAQTMIDCAKATTDIDCYGAAKFVVFANMVEDSPFMAGATHGSGEADAVINVGVSGPGVMAAALEQLPEDASLMEVAEKIKQTAFKITRAGELMSREASRRLGVEKGIVDLSLAPTPAAGDSVAKILEIIGVGECGGPGTTAALALLNDCVKKGGVMASSSVGGLSGAFIPVSEDAGMIRAATDGALSIEKLEAMTCVCSVGLDMIAIPGDTPVEAIAGIIADEMAIGVINTKTTAVRLIPAIGHKEGDVLEFGGLFGTAPVQHVNPFAGHVFAHRGGRFPAPINSLKN; encoded by the coding sequence ATGGCAATCACCCCAGAAGAGGTCGCCGAGACCCTGAGCATGGTCTCCCAGCAGAACCTCGACCTGCGTACCATCACCATGGGCGTCTCGCTCTTCGGCTGCGCCGACGAGGACATGGGTCGCATGTGCACGAAGGTGTACGACCGCATCACGAAGACGGCGGAGCGCCTGGTCCCCACGGCCGAGCAGCTCGAGCGCGAGTACGGCATCCCCATCGCAAACAAGCGCGTGTCCGTCACGCCCATAGCGCAGATCGCCGCCGCGTGCGACGACGAGGACCTCACCCCCATCGCGCAGGCCATGAACCGCGCCGCGGAGACGCTGGGGATCGACTTCATGGGCGGCTTCTCCGCGCTGGTGCAGAAGGGCATGGGGTCCGCCGACCGCCGGCTCATCGCATCGATCCCCTCCGCCGTCGCGAGCACGGAGCGCATCTGCTCCTCCCTCAACATCGCCTCGACCCGAGCGGGCATCAACATGGACGCCGCGCTCCTCTCGGCGCAGACCATGATCGACTGCGCGAAGGCGACCACGGACATCGACTGCTACGGCGCCGCGAAGTTCGTGGTGTTCGCGAACATGGTGGAGGACTCGCCGTTCATGGCGGGCGCCACGCACGGCTCCGGCGAGGCCGACGCCGTCATCAACGTGGGCGTGTCCGGCCCCGGTGTCATGGCGGCCGCGCTGGAGCAGCTGCCAGAGGACGCGAGCCTCATGGAGGTGGCCGAGAAGATCAAGCAGACGGCGTTCAAGATCACCCGTGCCGGCGAGCTCATGAGCCGCGAGGCCTCGAGGCGCCTGGGCGTGGAGAAGGGCATCGTGGACCTGTCGCTGGCGCCCACGCCCGCGGCGGGCGACTCCGTCGCGAAAATCCTGGAGATCATCGGAGTCGGCGAGTGCGGCGGCCCCGGCACGACGGCGGCGCTCGCGCTTCTGAACGATTGCGTGAAGAAGGGCGGCGTCATGGCGAGCTCAAGCGTGGGCGGCCTCTCCGGCGCGTTCATCCCCGTGTCCGAGGACGCGGGCATGATTCGCGCGGCAACGGACGGCGCGCTCTCCATCGAGAAGCTCGAGGCGATGACCTGCGTCTGCTCCGTCGGCCTCGACATGATAGCCATCCCGGGCGACACCCCGGTCGAGGCGATCGCCGGCATCATCGCGGACGAGATGGCCATTGGCGTCATCAACACCAAGACGACGGCCGTCCGCCTGATCCCGGCCATCGGCCACAAGGAGGGCGACGTGCTGGAGTTTGGCGGCCTGTTTGGCACCGCCCCCGTGCAGCACGTGAACCCGTTTGCAGGCCATGTTTTCGCGCACCGCGGCGGCCGCTTCCCCGCGCCGATCAACTCGCTCAAGAACTAG
- a CDS encoding serine hydrolase, with product MIKRQVPDADSRRRHGLPYGFAEVAVASLLVAAAYCGAWTCSIEPALHAPAAQDARGSASARQVETPQGQGQGAPAPKGKLAIDGDASLSAAPSVASLRQAIFDFEARGYVVGICARDLRTGVTITYDADADFYTASAIKGPYVISVFQELVDAGSLDAADAYHYAQPIILNSDNGAYVALSDRLGRSCFSAWLRQGHVEAGAYPSVDAYAAPHYPHSTARQLAQEWAHAYAYLASGRGHSATLLALLANRTVSPIRDALGEKCQTLSKAGWYPVDEGIADPATNDAGIVMGPRGPYVVAILSNAPEDFDAVEGIAAAVDQALPQAVDAASCYPRKRTSGSSRTPNCLSTSS from the coding sequence GTGATCAAAAGGCAGGTGCCAGACGCAGACAGCCGAAGGCGCCACGGACTGCCCTACGGCTTTGCCGAGGTGGCCGTGGCGTCGCTTCTTGTGGCCGCGGCGTACTGCGGCGCGTGGACGTGCTCCATCGAGCCCGCGCTGCACGCACCCGCCGCGCAAGATGCCCGCGGCTCCGCATCCGCCCGGCAGGTGGAAACCCCGCAGGGCCAGGGGCAAGGCGCGCCCGCGCCCAAAGGAAAGCTCGCGATCGACGGTGACGCGTCCCTCTCGGCCGCGCCGTCCGTGGCGTCGCTTCGCCAGGCGATCTTCGACTTCGAGGCGCGGGGCTACGTCGTGGGGATCTGCGCGCGCGACCTGCGCACGGGCGTGACCATAACCTACGACGCGGACGCGGACTTCTATACCGCGAGCGCCATCAAGGGGCCGTACGTCATATCCGTCTTTCAGGAGCTGGTAGATGCGGGCTCTCTTGACGCCGCGGACGCGTACCACTACGCGCAGCCGATCATCCTGAACTCGGACAACGGCGCCTACGTGGCGCTTTCCGACCGGCTGGGCCGCTCGTGCTTTTCCGCGTGGCTGCGCCAGGGCCACGTGGAGGCCGGCGCCTACCCCAGCGTGGACGCGTACGCCGCGCCGCACTACCCGCACAGCACGGCGCGACAGCTTGCGCAGGAGTGGGCGCACGCCTATGCCTACCTGGCCTCCGGCAGGGGCCACAGCGCCACGCTGCTCGCCCTTCTCGCAAACCGCACCGTTTCGCCCATAAGAGACGCGCTGGGCGAGAAGTGCCAGACGCTCTCCAAGGCGGGATGGTACCCGGTGGACGAGGGCATCGCGGACCCCGCCACAAACGACGCCGGCATCGTGATGGGACCTCGCGGCCCGTACGTGGTCGCGATACTCTCGAACGCACCGGAGGACTTCGACGCGGTCGAGGGCATCGCAGCGGCCGTCGACCAAGCGCTGCCCCAGGCCGTGGACGCGGCCTCCTGCTATCCCAGGAAGCGCACCTCGGGCTCGAGCCGCACGCCAAACTGCCTGTCGACCTCGTCCTGA
- the murB gene encoding UDP-N-acetylmuramate dehydrogenase — MSDGDYHLDTLNWRLRAIVGEENVSQMEPMSEHTTFRIGGPADLYVVPDDVEEVADVIAACREEHVPYFVLGCGSDLLVSDDGYRGVIVALADGLTNVSVDGEEMTCQAGVTLKEASEMACELGLSGLEFACGIPGSVGGACFMNAGAYGGCTADVLQSVRALMPDGSVQTIPADELNLGYRQSRVKDDGLVVLSATFSLREDDPEDIRARMDDFTQRREDKQPLELASAGSTFKRPEGFFAGKLITDAGLKGYQVGDAAVSKKHAGFVVNLGNASAADVHAVIEHVQDEVDRQFGVRLEPEVRFLG; from the coding sequence ATGTCCGACGGTGACTACCACTTGGATACGCTGAACTGGCGACTTCGCGCCATCGTGGGCGAGGAGAACGTGAGCCAGATGGAGCCCATGAGCGAGCACACGACCTTCCGCATTGGGGGTCCGGCGGACCTCTACGTGGTTCCGGACGACGTTGAGGAGGTGGCGGACGTCATCGCGGCGTGCAGGGAGGAGCACGTTCCCTACTTTGTGCTGGGGTGCGGCAGCGACCTTCTGGTGAGCGACGACGGCTACCGCGGCGTGATCGTCGCCCTGGCCGACGGCCTCACCAACGTGAGCGTCGACGGCGAGGAGATGACGTGCCAGGCGGGCGTCACGCTCAAGGAGGCGTCCGAGATGGCCTGCGAGCTGGGGCTTTCTGGACTGGAGTTTGCCTGCGGCATCCCGGGCTCCGTTGGCGGCGCCTGCTTCATGAACGCCGGCGCGTACGGCGGCTGCACGGCGGACGTGCTCCAGAGCGTGCGCGCCCTCATGCCGGACGGCTCCGTGCAGACCATCCCCGCGGACGAGCTGAACCTGGGCTACCGCCAGAGCCGCGTGAAGGACGACGGGCTGGTGGTGCTTTCCGCCACGTTCTCCCTGCGCGAGGACGACCCGGAGGACATCCGCGCGCGCATGGACGACTTCACGCAGCGCCGCGAGGATAAGCAGCCGCTGGAACTTGCGAGCGCCGGCTCGACGTTCAAGAGGCCGGAGGGCTTCTTCGCGGGAAAGCTCATAACCGACGCCGGGCTGAAGGGCTACCAGGTGGGGGACGCCGCCGTGTCGAAGAAGCATGCCGGCTTCGTGGTGAACCTGGGCAATGCCTCCGCGGCGGACGTCCACGCCGTGATCGAGCACGTTCAGGACGAGGTCGACAGGCAGTTTGGCGTGCGGCTCGAGCCCGAGGTGCGCTTCCTGGGATAG
- a CDS encoding ECF transporter S component, with product MAGLAFGPATGAVVSVISYLPHIATASGFWGMVMAIVATISMVLPASLVYKRDTTLRGAIVGMVLGAVASVCACILANIVVTPLYAHMATADVIALIVPALLPFNVLKVAINAVVTALIYKPVTKALGN from the coding sequence ATCGCGGGCCTCGCGTTTGGCCCGGCCACGGGCGCCGTCGTGAGCGTCATCAGCTACCTGCCCCACATCGCCACCGCGTCTGGCTTCTGGGGCATGGTCATGGCGATCGTCGCCACCATCTCCATGGTGCTGCCCGCCTCCCTCGTCTACAAGCGCGACACCACCCTGCGCGGCGCCATCGTCGGCATGGTGCTGGGCGCCGTCGCGAGCGTCTGCGCGTGCATCCTGGCTAACATCGTGGTGACGCCGCTGTACGCGCACATGGCCACCGCAGACGTCATCGCGCTCATCGTGCCGGCACTCCTGCCGTTCAACGTGCTGAAGGTCGCCATCAACGCCGTCGTGACCGCCCTCATCTACAAGCCGGTCACCAAGGCGCTGGGAAACTAG
- a CDS encoding energy-coupling factor transporter transmembrane component T family protein: MALRIRMGQYLPRDSRIHRLDPRAKLACALAVMVTVFFIQTPLQLALGLAFALVVVSLSKVPLRQVAQSIRPLVVLLCVLGLFNLFYVDEGATLFSLGLVRVTTMGLWWAVCYPLRFTIAILMGALILLTTTPTQLTDAFESCLSPLSRVGLPGHELAMVFSLMLRFIPTIADEASAILDAQTARGGAVTEGSFAHRVRAIGPVLVALLASSAHHAEGLSRALDARGYEGGSGRTHWHPLRMRRADWLACAVCCAYVAALLALVAA, encoded by the coding sequence ATGGCACTTCGCATACGCATGGGACAGTACCTGCCCCGCGACTCCCGCATCCACCGCCTCGACCCGCGCGCGAAGCTGGCCTGCGCCCTCGCGGTCATGGTGACGGTCTTCTTCATCCAGACGCCCCTTCAGCTGGCACTCGGCCTCGCGTTTGCGCTCGTGGTCGTCTCGCTCTCGAAGGTGCCGCTTCGCCAGGTGGCGCAGTCCATCCGCCCGCTCGTTGTGCTGCTGTGCGTGCTCGGCCTCTTCAACCTCTTCTACGTGGACGAAGGCGCCACGCTCTTCTCGCTTGGCCTCGTGCGCGTCACCACCATGGGACTGTGGTGGGCCGTGTGCTACCCGCTGCGCTTCACCATCGCCATCCTCATGGGCGCGCTCATCCTGCTCACCACCACCCCCACCCAGCTCACCGACGCGTTCGAGTCGTGCCTGTCGCCGCTTTCGCGCGTGGGCCTGCCCGGGCACGAGCTCGCGATGGTCTTCTCGCTCATGCTGCGCTTCATCCCCACCATAGCCGACGAGGCCTCCGCGATCCTGGACGCCCAGACCGCGCGCGGCGGCGCCGTCACGGAAGGTTCGTTCGCGCACCGCGTGCGCGCAATCGGCCCCGTGCTCGTGGCTCTGCTCGCAAGCTCCGCCCACCACGCGGAGGGTCTCTCGCGCGCGCTCGACGCCCGCGGCTACGAGGGCGGCTCCGGCCGCACGCACTGGCACCCGCTGCGCATGCGCCGTGCGGACTGGCTGGCCTGCGCCGTCTGCTGCGCCTACGTCGCGGCACTGCTCGCGCTCGTCGCCGCATAG
- a CDS encoding ABC transporter ATP-binding protein — MSEEEEKDVPTNGRATALRLWRSAAGIRWRLVVAAVAAVLYVATDLMTPVYAASLIDHLWAGVQQAFANGKTFRVTMENGGVDILVYLGIWMLAWAFYSVQSLVMASFAERLNLKLREEISRKVERLPLRYFDSHKPGDTISRATNDLDKVSEVLQRGLLQIIISAITLVGALILMARMSLLLTGVFLVFAALSAVLTKVVAARTLAVAARRQDVLGRLTGRVEEAYSGRAVIKAFGREEESLARVRGDAEELAQVSAHADFLTNAISPAIRFLMRLAQVICGVLAGGMLVAGRLTVGSFQAFFQYVLKASEPLTQLSLTLNMLQGALAAAERVFVLLDEEEVVPDPKTPATLAEPVRGRVAFEHVRFGYAPDKPLMRDVSFVARPGQKVAIVGQTGAGKTTLINLLMRFYEVDGGRITLDGTDTRSLARADLRRQFGMVLQDSWLFEGTVAQNIAYGHPGATREEVETAARAAHVDYFVRTLPEGYDTMLANDAENVSQGQRQLLTIARAMLTDPAILILDEATSSVDTRTEQYITRAMEAIMADRTSFVIAHRLSTIVDADLILVMDHGDIVEKGTHRELLEQGGVYADLYRSQFA; from the coding sequence ATGAGTGAGGAAGAGGAGAAGGACGTGCCGACCAATGGTCGGGCCACCGCGCTGAGGCTCTGGAGGTCCGCGGCCGGCATTCGCTGGCGCCTTGTGGTCGCAGCTGTCGCGGCGGTGCTGTACGTCGCGACCGACCTCATGACGCCCGTGTACGCAGCAAGCCTTATCGACCACCTGTGGGCGGGCGTCCAGCAGGCGTTCGCAAACGGGAAGACGTTTCGCGTCACCATGGAGAACGGCGGCGTGGACATTCTGGTCTACCTGGGCATCTGGATGCTTGCGTGGGCGTTCTACAGCGTGCAGTCCCTGGTCATGGCGAGCTTCGCGGAGCGGCTGAACCTGAAGCTGCGCGAGGAGATATCGCGCAAGGTCGAGCGCCTGCCGCTTCGCTACTTCGACTCGCACAAGCCGGGCGACACCATCAGCCGCGCCACGAACGACCTGGACAAGGTGTCCGAGGTCCTGCAGCGCGGCCTGCTGCAGATCATCATTTCCGCAATCACCCTCGTGGGCGCCCTCATCCTCATGGCGCGCATGAGCCTCCTTCTCACCGGCGTGTTCCTGGTGTTCGCGGCACTGTCGGCCGTCCTCACGAAGGTCGTGGCCGCGCGGACGCTCGCCGTGGCGGCAAGGCGTCAGGACGTGCTCGGCCGCCTCACGGGCCGGGTGGAGGAGGCGTACAGCGGCCGCGCCGTCATCAAGGCGTTCGGTCGCGAGGAGGAGTCCCTCGCGCGAGTGCGCGGGGACGCGGAGGAGCTTGCGCAGGTGAGCGCCCACGCAGACTTCCTCACGAATGCCATCTCGCCGGCCATCCGCTTCCTCATGAGGCTGGCGCAGGTCATCTGCGGCGTGCTCGCGGGCGGCATGCTCGTGGCAGGCCGGCTCACCGTCGGCTCGTTCCAGGCGTTCTTCCAGTACGTCCTCAAGGCGTCCGAGCCGCTGACGCAGCTGTCGCTCACCCTGAACATGCTGCAGGGTGCTCTCGCGGCGGCAGAGCGCGTGTTCGTCCTGCTGGACGAGGAGGAGGTCGTGCCGGATCCCAAGACGCCGGCGACCCTTGCGGAGCCCGTACGCGGACGCGTGGCGTTCGAGCACGTGCGCTTTGGCTACGCGCCGGACAAGCCGCTCATGCGCGACGTGAGCTTCGTGGCGCGACCCGGCCAGAAGGTGGCCATCGTGGGTCAGACCGGTGCCGGCAAGACGACCCTCATCAACCTGCTCATGCGCTTCTACGAGGTGGACGGAGGTCGCATTACGCTGGACGGCACAGACACAAGGAGCCTTGCCCGCGCAGACCTGCGCCGCCAGTTTGGCATGGTGCTGCAGGACTCGTGGCTGTTCGAGGGCACCGTTGCCCAGAACATCGCGTACGGCCATCCCGGCGCCACGCGCGAGGAGGTGGAGACCGCCGCCCGTGCCGCGCACGTGGACTACTTCGTGCGCACGCTGCCGGAGGGCTACGACACCATGCTCGCGAACGACGCGGAGAACGTGAGCCAGGGACAGCGCCAGCTACTCACCATCGCGCGCGCGATGCTGACGGACCCGGCGATCCTCATCCTGGACGAGGCCACCTCGAGCGTGGACACGCGCACGGAGCAGTACATCACCCGCGCGATGGAGGCGATCATGGCGGACCGCACGAGCTTCGTGATCGCGCACCGGCTCTCGACCATCGTGGACGCGGACCTCATCCTGGTGATGGACCACGGCGACATCGTCGAGAAGGGCACGCATCGCGAGCTGCTGGAGCAAGGCGGGGTGTACGCGGACCTCTATCGCAGCCAGTTTGCCTAG
- a CDS encoding ABC transporter ATP-binding protein, whose protein sequence is MSKDASGEKSVEKDYSRSASFRLLLRLVTPYRALAVFTVLALLCDITGMLYIPTELSALINTAVSSTDASGMLAHGISMLVAAIVGSGGCIVSYWLASRLAARVGRDMRVAVYEKSLELGGYDFDQLGTGSMITRTLSDANVVQQTFLMTFIMLAPVPVICVVAIVLAFGIDYVMGWLLLAITLVMGVVMVIAVKVSAPIFLVLQGFIDNMNTRLRETITGIRVIRAFGREDAERRNLDATFEDYARNAIHVNLVFATADCMTFFLMNVVEVLVVWLGADRVGVHAMQIGSISALVEYAMLIMFFMMMGQFAILQLPRAMACLTRASEVLAVEPRVRDQKAPAELAAAEPSVPVARFDHVSFRFADADEDTLRDLSFSLRRGEVTAVIGSTGSGKSTIAKMLLRFHDVTAGRIEFLGQDVRNVGQHELRDHIAYVPQKAWLFSGTIAQNLRDGNTDATDEELWHAVDVAQGAFVHELADGLDARVSQGGSNFSGGQRQRLAIARALARKADLYVFDDSFSALDYKTDARLRHAIRAELADAAVLIIAQRVSTIRDAAQIVVLRDGEVVGLGTHDELLATCPTYLAIAKSQERGGEEDE, encoded by the coding sequence ATGAGCAAGGACGCATCGGGCGAGAAGAGCGTGGAGAAAGACTACAGCAGGTCAGCCTCGTTTAGGCTGCTGCTCAGGCTCGTGACCCCGTACAGGGCGCTCGCCGTCTTTACGGTCCTCGCACTTCTCTGCGACATAACGGGCATGCTATACATCCCGACGGAGCTCTCTGCCCTCATCAACACCGCCGTGTCCTCCACGGATGCGAGCGGCATGCTCGCCCACGGCATCTCGATGCTCGTCGCGGCCATCGTTGGCTCGGGCGGCTGCATCGTGTCGTACTGGCTGGCGAGCCGCCTGGCCGCGCGCGTGGGCAGGGACATGCGCGTCGCGGTGTACGAGAAGTCCCTCGAGCTCGGCGGGTACGACTTCGACCAGCTCGGGACGGGCTCCATGATCACCCGCACACTGTCGGACGCGAACGTCGTGCAGCAGACGTTCCTCATGACGTTCATCATGCTCGCGCCCGTTCCCGTCATCTGCGTGGTGGCGATCGTGCTCGCGTTCGGGATCGACTACGTCATGGGCTGGCTCCTTCTGGCCATCACTTTGGTCATGGGCGTGGTCATGGTCATCGCGGTCAAGGTGAGCGCCCCGATCTTCCTGGTGCTCCAGGGGTTCATCGACAACATGAACACGCGCCTGCGCGAGACGATCACCGGCATCCGCGTCATCCGCGCGTTTGGACGCGAGGACGCGGAGCGCAGGAACCTCGACGCCACGTTCGAGGACTACGCGAGAAACGCCATCCACGTGAACCTCGTGTTCGCCACGGCCGACTGCATGACGTTCTTCCTCATGAACGTGGTGGAAGTCCTGGTGGTGTGGCTCGGCGCCGACCGCGTCGGCGTGCACGCCATGCAGATAGGGTCGATATCCGCGCTGGTAGAGTACGCCATGCTCATCATGTTCTTCATGATGATGGGCCAGTTCGCCATCCTGCAGCTGCCCCGCGCCATGGCGTGCCTCACCCGTGCCTCCGAGGTGCTTGCCGTCGAGCCCCGCGTGAGGGACCAGAAGGCGCCGGCGGAGCTTGCCGCGGCAGAGCCGTCCGTCCCCGTCGCACGCTTCGACCACGTGAGCTTCCGCTTTGCGGACGCGGACGAGGACACCCTGCGCGATCTCAGCTTCAGCCTGCGCCGCGGCGAGGTCACGGCCGTCATAGGGTCCACGGGCTCCGGCAAGTCGACCATCGCGAAGATGCTCCTGCGCTTCCACGACGTGACGGCCGGTCGCATCGAGTTCCTCGGACAAGACGTGAGGAACGTGGGCCAGCACGAGCTTCGGGACCACATCGCGTACGTCCCCCAGAAGGCGTGGCTCTTCTCGGGCACCATCGCCCAGAACCTGAGGGACGGCAACACCGACGCGACGGACGAGGAGCTGTGGCATGCCGTCGACGTGGCGCAGGGCGCGTTTGTGCACGAGCTCGCGGACGGCCTGGACGCGCGCGTGTCCCAGGGCGGCTCGAACTTCAGCGGCGGCCAGCGGCAGCGCCTGGCCATAGCCCGCGCGCTCGCGCGCAAGGCGGACCTGTACGTGTTCGACGACTCGTTCAGCGCGCTCGACTACAAGACGGACGCCAGGCTGCGCCACGCCATCCGCGCGGAGCTTGCGGACGCGGCGGTGCTCATCATCGCGCAGCGCGTGAGCACCATCCGCGACGCGGCGCAGATCGTGGTGCTGCGCGACGGCGAGGTCGTGGGCCTTGGCACGCACGACGAGCTGCTCGCCACGTGCCCCACATACCTGGCAATCGCGAAGTCACAGGAAAGGGGAGGTGAAGAGGATGAGTGA
- a CDS encoding MarR family winged helix-turn-helix transcriptional regulator gives MSSQQEGGSPQGDVPSVRTIDSIFRESDRLYYEVARGCGLSNAAFWSLVSIVIRGGATQGQIAEDTAYSRQTVNSAVKSLESRGLVAIGFEEGSRRNKTVSLTVEGKAFCARNVRPAMDAEERAFASLSLRDRREFAHLVRIYVDAIDVELGRVMESRSKQKEGGGR, from the coding sequence GTGTCATCACAACAGGAAGGGGGGTCGCCCCAGGGTGACGTCCCCAGCGTCAGGACGATCGACTCCATCTTTCGCGAGTCAGACCGCCTGTACTACGAGGTGGCGCGTGGCTGCGGCCTCTCCAATGCCGCGTTCTGGTCGCTCGTCTCCATCGTCATCCGCGGCGGGGCCACCCAGGGCCAGATCGCGGAGGACACGGCGTACTCGCGCCAGACGGTGAACTCGGCCGTCAAGTCGCTCGAGTCGCGCGGCCTCGTCGCCATCGGCTTCGAGGAGGGAAGCCGCCGCAACAAGACGGTGTCCCTCACGGTGGAGGGCAAGGCGTTCTGCGCGCGCAACGTACGCCCCGCCATGGATGCGGAGGAGCGCGCGTTCGCCTCGCTGTCGCTTCGCGACCGCAGGGAGTTCGCCCACCTCGTCCGCATCTACGTGGACGCGATCGACGTCGAGCTCGGCCGCGTCATGGAATCAAGGTCCAAGCAAAAGGAAGGGGGTGGCAGATGA
- a CDS encoding EamA family transporter has product MWLMAAVGSALFAGVTSILAKLGIRKTDSDVATAIRTIVVLAFSWLMALVTGQVGAIGTLTAKAWAFLALSGVATGASWICYFKALSMGDVNKVVPIDKTSSVLTILLAIVLFGEVNNLAVKLLGSVAILAGTLLMVQRTGEKSADASNAGRPHNAYLAYAVASAVFAALTSILAKVGIEGVPSNLATAVRTCFVLAMAWIVVGMRGKLPQARLDALNAREFAFICLSGIATGASWLCYYFAIQNGPVSVVVPVDKLSILVSMAFAAVVFHERYTARSLTGLALIATATVAMAVWA; this is encoded by the coding sequence ATGTGGCTCATGGCGGCAGTCGGCTCCGCGCTCTTTGCGGGCGTGACGTCCATACTCGCAAAGCTCGGCATCAGGAAGACGGACTCCGACGTGGCCACGGCCATCAGGACCATCGTCGTGCTCGCGTTCTCGTGGCTCATGGCCCTCGTGACGGGGCAGGTCGGCGCCATCGGCACGCTCACGGCAAAAGCGTGGGCGTTTCTCGCCCTGTCGGGCGTCGCGACGGGCGCGAGCTGGATCTGCTACTTCAAGGCGCTCTCCATGGGCGACGTCAACAAGGTCGTCCCCATCGACAAGACGTCCTCCGTCCTCACGATACTTTTGGCAATCGTCCTGTTTGGCGAGGTGAACAACCTCGCGGTCAAGCTGCTGGGCTCCGTGGCCATCCTCGCGGGCACGCTCCTCATGGTCCAGCGCACGGGCGAGAAGAGCGCGGACGCCTCCAATGCGGGGCGTCCCCACAACGCGTACCTCGCCTATGCCGTGGCATCCGCCGTCTTCGCGGCGCTCACGTCGATCCTGGCGAAGGTCGGCATAGAGGGGGTGCCGTCGAACCTGGCAACGGCGGTGCGCACCTGCTTTGTCCTTGCGATGGCGTGGATCGTGGTCGGCATGCGCGGCAAGCTTCCGCAGGCGCGCCTGGACGCGCTCAACGCCCGCGAGTTCGCCTTCATCTGCCTGTCCGGCATCGCCACGGGCGCAAGCTGGCTGTGCTACTACTTCGCCATCCAGAACGGTCCCGTGAGCGTCGTCGTGCCCGTGGACAAGCTGTCCATCCTCGTGTCCATGGCATTTGCGGCCGTGGTGTTCCACGAGCGCTACACGGCGCGCTCGCTCACGGGCCTCGCGCTCATCGCGACGGCGACCGTCGCGATGGCCGTATGGGCGTAG